The Daucus carota subsp. sativus chromosome 2, DH1 v3.0, whole genome shotgun sequence genome includes a window with the following:
- the LOC108209800 gene encoding uncharacterized protein LOC108209800 isoform X4 — protein sequence METVVEVEVNAESESEVSKTNSAEKSPKLIADPVVYQLVRVEGDGRLVPATDEEVYEVEDLLDVGKSTRNLADTGKDVECTPNNKCSSGKLQSENLETCSNKSGEVLDLEIHSMKSNTQIQEEVVPSLAPSSIESILSESGECSNPRVGVTRSESLSSSACNISKPDFSMVKGEICLNNLSVRELHEIFRALFGRVTTNKDKQWLKRRISMGLTNSCDVSSTTFVIENNKVVKKGKEENSNIDDVNNTKDPIKGASDKIWKRSSYVAKKEVESHLNGSGKRMRNANVVYDHDKEDVLTESRADKRVRKPTKRYIEEVSEGETRETSGKVTSKVKGSGHCQSSPRPIVNPIENIRSDGKPYVMRQDSLGGSGIQIPYVSRVRRGRPRENYMTLMKLQPSELGMPSRAVKKAFEICDPRLDSEEGNKITKAGSSPERFQQPLQHTDPSSSDDGIATVPTANGGMRRKHHRIWTLNEVVKLVEGVARYGVGRWSEIKRVFFASHSHRTSVDLKDKWRNLLRASFAQMPLDKGVDSSRKNASIPIPAPILARVRALAEMEGQFPPNLSGVKIVGHSSRDVLERRSGYL from the exons ATGGAAACAGTGGTTGAAGTAGAGGTAAATGCTGAATCTGAATCAGAGGTCTCGAAAACTAATTCTGCTGAGAAGTCACCGAAGTTGATTGCTGATCCTGTTGTTTACCAGCTCGTTCGG GTTGAAGGTGATGGGAGATTGGTGCCTGCGACGGATGAAGAAGTTTATGAGGTTGAAGACTTGCTTGATGTTGGGAAGAGTACACGGAACCTCGCTGACACAGGAAAGGATGTTGAATGCACTCCAAACAATAAATGTTCTTCAG GTAAATTGCAATCTGAGAATCTAGAAACTTGCTCAAATAAGTCAGGGGAAGTACTTGACTTGGAAATTCATTCGATGAAGTCAAATACCCAAATACAG GAGGAAGTAGTACCTTCATTGGCACCAAGTTCAATTGAAAGTATTCTGTCGGAAAGTGGGGAATGCTCAAATCCTCGGGTTGGGGTGACCAGAAGTGAATCGTTAAGTTCAAGTGCCTGTAATATTTCAAAACCCGATTTCTCTATGGTGAAGGGGGAAATATGCCTGAACAATCTTTCAGTTCGGGAACTTCATGAAATTTTCAGAGCATTATTTGGACGAGTAACTACTAACAAGGACAAACAGTGGCTTAAAAGGAGGATTTCTATGGGACTAACTAATTCCTGTGATGTTTCAAGTACAACTTTTGTAATAGAAAACAATAAAGTGGTAAAGAAAGGTAAAGAAGAAAACAGTAATATTGATGACGTTAATAATACCAAGGATCCTATTAAAGGAGCAAGTGATAAGATTTGGAAACGTTCATCATATGTTGCAAAAAAAGAAGTGGAGAGTCATCTAAATGGTTCTGGCAAGAGGATGCGAAATGCTAATGTGGTGTATGATCATGATAAGGAAGATGTTCTCACAGAATCGAGAGCAGACAAAAGAGTTCGGAAACCTACAAAAAGATATATTGAGGAAGTTTCAGAAGGAGAAACTAGAGAAACTAGTGGCAAAGTAACCTCTAAGGTGAAAGGGTCAGGACATTGTCAATCATCTCCACGACCCATTGTTAATCCTATTGAAAATATCAGGTCAGACGGGAAACCGTATGTCATGAGGCAGGATTCTCTCGGAGGTTCTGGAATTCAGATTCCATATGTTTCCCGGGTTCGAAGGGGTCGTCCAAGGGAAAATTATATGACTCTTATG AAACTTCAACCAAGTGAACTGGGCATGCCCTCAAGAGCGGTCAAAAAGGCATTTGAAATTTGTGATCCTCGGCTAGATAGTGAAGAAGGGAACAAAATTACTAAAGCAGGGTCATCCCCTGAAAGGTTTCAACAACCT CTGCAACACACAGATCCATCTAGTTCTGATGATGGTATAGCAACTGTACCTACAGCGAATGGTGGAATGCGGAGGAAACATCACCGTATATGGACTTTGAATGAGGTTGTTAAGCTGGTTGAAGGAGTTGCTAGATATGGTGTTGGTAGATGGTCAGAGATAAAACGGGTTTTCTTTGCATCACATTCGCACCGAACCTCAGTAGATCTGAAG GACAAATGGAGGAATTTGCTAAGAGCTAGTTTTGCACAAATGCCCTTAGACAAAGGG GTGGATAGTTCCCGGAAAAATGCATCTATTCCGATTCCGGCTCCGATATTAGCTCGGGTGAGAGCGCTAGCAGAAATGGAAGGACAGTTTCCGCCAAATCTCAGTGGAGTCAAGATTGTTGGACATAGTAGTAGGGATGTTCTGGAAAGGAGATCAGGGTACTTGTAG
- the LOC108209800 gene encoding uncharacterized protein LOC108209800 isoform X2, producing the protein METVVEVEVNAESESEVSKTNSAEKSPKLIADPVVYQLVRVEGDGRLVPATDEEVYEVEDLLDVGKSTRNLADTGKDVECTPNNKCSSGKLQSENLETCSNKSGEVLDLEIHSMKSNTQIQEEVVPSLAPSSIESILSESGECSNPRVGVTRSESLSSSACNISKPDFSMVKGEICLNNLSVRELHEIFRALFGRVTTNKDKQWLKRRISMGLTNSCDVSSTTFVIENNKVVKKGKEENSNIDDVNNTKDPIKGASDKIWKRSSYVAKKEVESHLNGSGKRMRNANVVYDHDKEDVLTESRADKRVRKPTKRYIEEVSEGETRETSGKVTSKVKGSGHCQSSPRPIVNPIENIRSDGKPYVMRQDSLGGSGIQIPYVSRVRRGRPRENYMTLMKLQPSELGMPSRAVKKAFEICDPRLDSEEGNKITKAGSSPERFQQPLASKPEKAEENSERITADFVKDDLQLQHTDPSSSDDGIATVPTANGGMRRKHHRIWTLNEVVKLVEGVARYGVGRWSEIKRVFFASHSHRTSVDLKDKWRNLLRASFAQMPLDKGVDSSRKNASIPIPAPILARVRALAEMEGQFPPNLSGVKIVGHSSRDVLERRSGYL; encoded by the exons ATGGAAACAGTGGTTGAAGTAGAGGTAAATGCTGAATCTGAATCAGAGGTCTCGAAAACTAATTCTGCTGAGAAGTCACCGAAGTTGATTGCTGATCCTGTTGTTTACCAGCTCGTTCGG GTTGAAGGTGATGGGAGATTGGTGCCTGCGACGGATGAAGAAGTTTATGAGGTTGAAGACTTGCTTGATGTTGGGAAGAGTACACGGAACCTCGCTGACACAGGAAAGGATGTTGAATGCACTCCAAACAATAAATGTTCTTCAG GTAAATTGCAATCTGAGAATCTAGAAACTTGCTCAAATAAGTCAGGGGAAGTACTTGACTTGGAAATTCATTCGATGAAGTCAAATACCCAAATACAG GAGGAAGTAGTACCTTCATTGGCACCAAGTTCAATTGAAAGTATTCTGTCGGAAAGTGGGGAATGCTCAAATCCTCGGGTTGGGGTGACCAGAAGTGAATCGTTAAGTTCAAGTGCCTGTAATATTTCAAAACCCGATTTCTCTATGGTGAAGGGGGAAATATGCCTGAACAATCTTTCAGTTCGGGAACTTCATGAAATTTTCAGAGCATTATTTGGACGAGTAACTACTAACAAGGACAAACAGTGGCTTAAAAGGAGGATTTCTATGGGACTAACTAATTCCTGTGATGTTTCAAGTACAACTTTTGTAATAGAAAACAATAAAGTGGTAAAGAAAGGTAAAGAAGAAAACAGTAATATTGATGACGTTAATAATACCAAGGATCCTATTAAAGGAGCAAGTGATAAGATTTGGAAACGTTCATCATATGTTGCAAAAAAAGAAGTGGAGAGTCATCTAAATGGTTCTGGCAAGAGGATGCGAAATGCTAATGTGGTGTATGATCATGATAAGGAAGATGTTCTCACAGAATCGAGAGCAGACAAAAGAGTTCGGAAACCTACAAAAAGATATATTGAGGAAGTTTCAGAAGGAGAAACTAGAGAAACTAGTGGCAAAGTAACCTCTAAGGTGAAAGGGTCAGGACATTGTCAATCATCTCCACGACCCATTGTTAATCCTATTGAAAATATCAGGTCAGACGGGAAACCGTATGTCATGAGGCAGGATTCTCTCGGAGGTTCTGGAATTCAGATTCCATATGTTTCCCGGGTTCGAAGGGGTCGTCCAAGGGAAAATTATATGACTCTTATG AAACTTCAACCAAGTGAACTGGGCATGCCCTCAAGAGCGGTCAAAAAGGCATTTGAAATTTGTGATCCTCGGCTAGATAGTGAAGAAGGGAACAAAATTACTAAAGCAGGGTCATCCCCTGAAAGGTTTCAACAACCT CTTGCAAGTAAACCTGAGAAAGCTGAGGAAAACTCAGAAAGGATAACAGCTGATTTTGTCAAGGATGACTTGCAGCTGCAACACACAGATCCATCTAGTTCTGATGATGGTATAGCAACTGTACCTACAGCGAATGGTGGAATGCGGAGGAAACATCACCGTATATGGACTTTGAATGAGGTTGTTAAGCTGGTTGAAGGAGTTGCTAGATATGGTGTTGGTAGATGGTCAGAGATAAAACGGGTTTTCTTTGCATCACATTCGCACCGAACCTCAGTAGATCTGAAG GACAAATGGAGGAATTTGCTAAGAGCTAGTTTTGCACAAATGCCCTTAGACAAAGGG GTGGATAGTTCCCGGAAAAATGCATCTATTCCGATTCCGGCTCCGATATTAGCTCGGGTGAGAGCGCTAGCAGAAATGGAAGGACAGTTTCCGCCAAATCTCAGTGGAGTCAAGATTGTTGGACATAGTAGTAGGGATGTTCTGGAAAGGAGATCAGGGTACTTGTAG
- the LOC108209800 gene encoding uncharacterized protein LOC108209800 isoform X3, giving the protein METVVEVEVNAESESEVSKTNSAEKSPKLIADPVVYQLVRVEGDGRLVPATDEEVYEVEDLLDVGKSTRNLADTGKDVECTPNNKCSSGKLQSENLETCSNKSGEVLDLEIHSMKSNTQIQEEVVPSLAPSSIESILSESGECSNPRVGVTRSESLSSSACNISKPDFSMVKGEICLNNLSVRELHEIFRALFGRVTTNKDKQWLKRRISMGLTNSCDVSSTTFVIENNKVVKKGKEENSNIDDVNNTKDPIKGASDKIWKRSSYVAKKEVESHLNGSGKRMRNANVVYDHDKEDVLTESRADKRVRKPTKRYIEEVSEGETRETSGKVTSKVKGSGHCQSSPRPIVNPIENIRSDGKPYVMRQDSLGGSGIQIPYVSRVRRGRPRENYMTLMKLQPSELGMPSRAVKKAFEICDPRLDSEEGNKITKAGSSPERFQQPLQHTDPSSSDDGIATVPTANGGMRRKHHRIWTLNEVVKLVEGVARYGVGRWSEIKRVFFASHSHRTSVDLKDKWRNLLRASFAQMPLDKGKLQVDSSRKNASIPIPAPILARVRALAEMEGQFPPNLSGVKIVGHSSRDVLERRSGYL; this is encoded by the exons ATGGAAACAGTGGTTGAAGTAGAGGTAAATGCTGAATCTGAATCAGAGGTCTCGAAAACTAATTCTGCTGAGAAGTCACCGAAGTTGATTGCTGATCCTGTTGTTTACCAGCTCGTTCGG GTTGAAGGTGATGGGAGATTGGTGCCTGCGACGGATGAAGAAGTTTATGAGGTTGAAGACTTGCTTGATGTTGGGAAGAGTACACGGAACCTCGCTGACACAGGAAAGGATGTTGAATGCACTCCAAACAATAAATGTTCTTCAG GTAAATTGCAATCTGAGAATCTAGAAACTTGCTCAAATAAGTCAGGGGAAGTACTTGACTTGGAAATTCATTCGATGAAGTCAAATACCCAAATACAG GAGGAAGTAGTACCTTCATTGGCACCAAGTTCAATTGAAAGTATTCTGTCGGAAAGTGGGGAATGCTCAAATCCTCGGGTTGGGGTGACCAGAAGTGAATCGTTAAGTTCAAGTGCCTGTAATATTTCAAAACCCGATTTCTCTATGGTGAAGGGGGAAATATGCCTGAACAATCTTTCAGTTCGGGAACTTCATGAAATTTTCAGAGCATTATTTGGACGAGTAACTACTAACAAGGACAAACAGTGGCTTAAAAGGAGGATTTCTATGGGACTAACTAATTCCTGTGATGTTTCAAGTACAACTTTTGTAATAGAAAACAATAAAGTGGTAAAGAAAGGTAAAGAAGAAAACAGTAATATTGATGACGTTAATAATACCAAGGATCCTATTAAAGGAGCAAGTGATAAGATTTGGAAACGTTCATCATATGTTGCAAAAAAAGAAGTGGAGAGTCATCTAAATGGTTCTGGCAAGAGGATGCGAAATGCTAATGTGGTGTATGATCATGATAAGGAAGATGTTCTCACAGAATCGAGAGCAGACAAAAGAGTTCGGAAACCTACAAAAAGATATATTGAGGAAGTTTCAGAAGGAGAAACTAGAGAAACTAGTGGCAAAGTAACCTCTAAGGTGAAAGGGTCAGGACATTGTCAATCATCTCCACGACCCATTGTTAATCCTATTGAAAATATCAGGTCAGACGGGAAACCGTATGTCATGAGGCAGGATTCTCTCGGAGGTTCTGGAATTCAGATTCCATATGTTTCCCGGGTTCGAAGGGGTCGTCCAAGGGAAAATTATATGACTCTTATG AAACTTCAACCAAGTGAACTGGGCATGCCCTCAAGAGCGGTCAAAAAGGCATTTGAAATTTGTGATCCTCGGCTAGATAGTGAAGAAGGGAACAAAATTACTAAAGCAGGGTCATCCCCTGAAAGGTTTCAACAACCT CTGCAACACACAGATCCATCTAGTTCTGATGATGGTATAGCAACTGTACCTACAGCGAATGGTGGAATGCGGAGGAAACATCACCGTATATGGACTTTGAATGAGGTTGTTAAGCTGGTTGAAGGAGTTGCTAGATATGGTGTTGGTAGATGGTCAGAGATAAAACGGGTTTTCTTTGCATCACATTCGCACCGAACCTCAGTAGATCTGAAG GACAAATGGAGGAATTTGCTAAGAGCTAGTTTTGCACAAATGCCCTTAGACAAAGGG AAGTTGCAGGTGGATAGTTCCCGGAAAAATGCATCTATTCCGATTCCGGCTCCGATATTAGCTCGGGTGAGAGCGCTAGCAGAAATGGAAGGACAGTTTCCGCCAAATCTCAGTGGAGTCAAGATTGTTGGACATAGTAGTAGGGATGTTCTGGAAAGGAGATCAGGGTACTTGTAG
- the LOC108209800 gene encoding uncharacterized protein LOC108209800 isoform X1, with protein sequence METVVEVEVNAESESEVSKTNSAEKSPKLIADPVVYQLVRVEGDGRLVPATDEEVYEVEDLLDVGKSTRNLADTGKDVECTPNNKCSSGKLQSENLETCSNKSGEVLDLEIHSMKSNTQIQEEVVPSLAPSSIESILSESGECSNPRVGVTRSESLSSSACNISKPDFSMVKGEICLNNLSVRELHEIFRALFGRVTTNKDKQWLKRRISMGLTNSCDVSSTTFVIENNKVVKKGKEENSNIDDVNNTKDPIKGASDKIWKRSSYVAKKEVESHLNGSGKRMRNANVVYDHDKEDVLTESRADKRVRKPTKRYIEEVSEGETRETSGKVTSKVKGSGHCQSSPRPIVNPIENIRSDGKPYVMRQDSLGGSGIQIPYVSRVRRGRPRENYMTLMKLQPSELGMPSRAVKKAFEICDPRLDSEEGNKITKAGSSPERFQQPLASKPEKAEENSERITADFVKDDLQLQHTDPSSSDDGIATVPTANGGMRRKHHRIWTLNEVVKLVEGVARYGVGRWSEIKRVFFASHSHRTSVDLKDKWRNLLRASFAQMPLDKGKLQVDSSRKNASIPIPAPILARVRALAEMEGQFPPNLSGVKIVGHSSRDVLERRSGYL encoded by the exons ATGGAAACAGTGGTTGAAGTAGAGGTAAATGCTGAATCTGAATCAGAGGTCTCGAAAACTAATTCTGCTGAGAAGTCACCGAAGTTGATTGCTGATCCTGTTGTTTACCAGCTCGTTCGG GTTGAAGGTGATGGGAGATTGGTGCCTGCGACGGATGAAGAAGTTTATGAGGTTGAAGACTTGCTTGATGTTGGGAAGAGTACACGGAACCTCGCTGACACAGGAAAGGATGTTGAATGCACTCCAAACAATAAATGTTCTTCAG GTAAATTGCAATCTGAGAATCTAGAAACTTGCTCAAATAAGTCAGGGGAAGTACTTGACTTGGAAATTCATTCGATGAAGTCAAATACCCAAATACAG GAGGAAGTAGTACCTTCATTGGCACCAAGTTCAATTGAAAGTATTCTGTCGGAAAGTGGGGAATGCTCAAATCCTCGGGTTGGGGTGACCAGAAGTGAATCGTTAAGTTCAAGTGCCTGTAATATTTCAAAACCCGATTTCTCTATGGTGAAGGGGGAAATATGCCTGAACAATCTTTCAGTTCGGGAACTTCATGAAATTTTCAGAGCATTATTTGGACGAGTAACTACTAACAAGGACAAACAGTGGCTTAAAAGGAGGATTTCTATGGGACTAACTAATTCCTGTGATGTTTCAAGTACAACTTTTGTAATAGAAAACAATAAAGTGGTAAAGAAAGGTAAAGAAGAAAACAGTAATATTGATGACGTTAATAATACCAAGGATCCTATTAAAGGAGCAAGTGATAAGATTTGGAAACGTTCATCATATGTTGCAAAAAAAGAAGTGGAGAGTCATCTAAATGGTTCTGGCAAGAGGATGCGAAATGCTAATGTGGTGTATGATCATGATAAGGAAGATGTTCTCACAGAATCGAGAGCAGACAAAAGAGTTCGGAAACCTACAAAAAGATATATTGAGGAAGTTTCAGAAGGAGAAACTAGAGAAACTAGTGGCAAAGTAACCTCTAAGGTGAAAGGGTCAGGACATTGTCAATCATCTCCACGACCCATTGTTAATCCTATTGAAAATATCAGGTCAGACGGGAAACCGTATGTCATGAGGCAGGATTCTCTCGGAGGTTCTGGAATTCAGATTCCATATGTTTCCCGGGTTCGAAGGGGTCGTCCAAGGGAAAATTATATGACTCTTATG AAACTTCAACCAAGTGAACTGGGCATGCCCTCAAGAGCGGTCAAAAAGGCATTTGAAATTTGTGATCCTCGGCTAGATAGTGAAGAAGGGAACAAAATTACTAAAGCAGGGTCATCCCCTGAAAGGTTTCAACAACCT CTTGCAAGTAAACCTGAGAAAGCTGAGGAAAACTCAGAAAGGATAACAGCTGATTTTGTCAAGGATGACTTGCAGCTGCAACACACAGATCCATCTAGTTCTGATGATGGTATAGCAACTGTACCTACAGCGAATGGTGGAATGCGGAGGAAACATCACCGTATATGGACTTTGAATGAGGTTGTTAAGCTGGTTGAAGGAGTTGCTAGATATGGTGTTGGTAGATGGTCAGAGATAAAACGGGTTTTCTTTGCATCACATTCGCACCGAACCTCAGTAGATCTGAAG GACAAATGGAGGAATTTGCTAAGAGCTAGTTTTGCACAAATGCCCTTAGACAAAGGG AAGTTGCAGGTGGATAGTTCCCGGAAAAATGCATCTATTCCGATTCCGGCTCCGATATTAGCTCGGGTGAGAGCGCTAGCAGAAATGGAAGGACAGTTTCCGCCAAATCTCAGTGGAGTCAAGATTGTTGGACATAGTAGTAGGGATGTTCTGGAAAGGAGATCAGGGTACTTGTAG
- the LOC108206200 gene encoding uncharacterized protein At2g37660, chloroplastic isoform X1 — MAAATCVSSAFRGITLSTSLKNTTCSISHAHHSVFTCFASKKNNNKLSFMDQILDYIEGGPKLRKWYGAPDILPKDASNLEDEDIISEEGEVRDAVLVTDGDNEIGQMVILSLIIKRSRVKALVKNKRAAVESFGTYVESMAGDATDKKFQKKALRGVRAIICPNEGFLSNVESLKGVQHVILLSQLSAYEGSSGIQAVMNSNSKKMAAQDEAVITNAGIPYTIIRTGSLTNTPGGKLGFSFKEGSAAQGTLSKEDAAFICVEALDAVPKQGLIFEVVNGEEKVMNWKDRFAKLIEKTEE; from the exons ATGGCTGCTGCTACTTGTGTTTCTTCAGCTTTTCGTGGTATTACATTATCAACATCTTTAAAGAACACAACATGTTCAATCTCACATGCCCATCACTCTGTTTTTACATGCTTTGCTtccaagaaaaataataataagcttAGCTTCATGGATCAAATTCTTGATTATATTGAAG GTGGGCCTAAACTGAGGAAATGGTATGGGGCACCTGATATCCTTCCAAAAGATGCATCCAATTTGGAAGATGAGGACATCATTTCAG AAGAAGGTGAAGTCAGGGATGCTGTTCTGGTAACAGATGGAGATAATGAGATTGGTCAG ATGGTTATATTATCATTGATAATCAAAAGAAGTCGAGTTAAAGCACTGGTGAAGAACAAGCGTGCAGCAGTTGAGTCATTCGGTACTTACGTTGAG TCAATGGCTGGAGATGCAACtgacaaaaaatttcaaaagaagGCTCTAAGAGGAGTTCGTGCAATAATATGCCCTAAT GAAGGTTTCCTATCCAATGTAGAAAGTTTGAAGGGGGTTCAACACGTAATCCTCTTATCCCAG ctGTCTGCTTATGAAGGTAGCAGTGGGATACAAGCTGTCATGAATAGCAACTCAAAGAAAATGGCAGCACAAGATGAAGCTGTTATAACAAATGCAGGAATCCCTTACACTATTATCAGAACTGGGTCATTAACGAATACTCCTGGCGGAAAGCTAGGTTTCAGCTTTAAAGAG GGAAGTGCAGCACAAGGAACTCTAAGCAAGGAGGATGCTGCATTTATATGTGTGGAAGCTCTTGACGCTGTCCCAAAACAAGGATTGATCTTTGAG GTGGTAAATGGtgaagagaaggttatgaactGGAAGGACCGCTTTGCAAAACTCATAGAGAAAACAGAGGAGTAG
- the LOC108206200 gene encoding uncharacterized protein At2g37660, chloroplastic isoform X2 encodes MAAATCVSSAFRGITLSTSLKNTTCSISHAHHSVFTCFASKKNNNKLSFMDQILDYIEGGPKLRKWYGAPDILPKDASNLEDEDIISEGEVRDAVLVTDGDNEIGQMVILSLIIKRSRVKALVKNKRAAVESFGTYVESMAGDATDKKFQKKALRGVRAIICPNEGFLSNVESLKGVQHVILLSQLSAYEGSSGIQAVMNSNSKKMAAQDEAVITNAGIPYTIIRTGSLTNTPGGKLGFSFKEGSAAQGTLSKEDAAFICVEALDAVPKQGLIFEVVNGEEKVMNWKDRFAKLIEKTEE; translated from the exons ATGGCTGCTGCTACTTGTGTTTCTTCAGCTTTTCGTGGTATTACATTATCAACATCTTTAAAGAACACAACATGTTCAATCTCACATGCCCATCACTCTGTTTTTACATGCTTTGCTtccaagaaaaataataataagcttAGCTTCATGGATCAAATTCTTGATTATATTGAAG GTGGGCCTAAACTGAGGAAATGGTATGGGGCACCTGATATCCTTCCAAAAGATGCATCCAATTTGGAAGATGAGGACATCATTTCAG AAGGTGAAGTCAGGGATGCTGTTCTGGTAACAGATGGAGATAATGAGATTGGTCAG ATGGTTATATTATCATTGATAATCAAAAGAAGTCGAGTTAAAGCACTGGTGAAGAACAAGCGTGCAGCAGTTGAGTCATTCGGTACTTACGTTGAG TCAATGGCTGGAGATGCAACtgacaaaaaatttcaaaagaagGCTCTAAGAGGAGTTCGTGCAATAATATGCCCTAAT GAAGGTTTCCTATCCAATGTAGAAAGTTTGAAGGGGGTTCAACACGTAATCCTCTTATCCCAG ctGTCTGCTTATGAAGGTAGCAGTGGGATACAAGCTGTCATGAATAGCAACTCAAAGAAAATGGCAGCACAAGATGAAGCTGTTATAACAAATGCAGGAATCCCTTACACTATTATCAGAACTGGGTCATTAACGAATACTCCTGGCGGAAAGCTAGGTTTCAGCTTTAAAGAG GGAAGTGCAGCACAAGGAACTCTAAGCAAGGAGGATGCTGCATTTATATGTGTGGAAGCTCTTGACGCTGTCCCAAAACAAGGATTGATCTTTGAG GTGGTAAATGGtgaagagaaggttatgaactGGAAGGACCGCTTTGCAAAACTCATAGAGAAAACAGAGGAGTAG